From the Cucurbita pepo subsp. pepo cultivar mu-cu-16 chromosome LG05, ASM280686v2, whole genome shotgun sequence genome, one window contains:
- the LOC111795777 gene encoding patatin-like protein 2 isoform X1 codes for MEANFARGRMITVLSIDGGGIRGIIPATVLRFLEAKLQEIDGPDARVADYFDVIAGTSTGGLVTTMITAPNDLNRPMFAAADIVHFYLDHSPRIFPQTKSLLTDRCSGISHLLSQVTNFFGKVSGPRYDGKYLRSLTNRLLGDRTLNQTLANIVIPAFDIKLLQPVIFTTNDARTSELKNPRLADVCISTSAAPTFLPAHYFETRDANGGIRAFNLVDGGVAANNPTLTAISHITKEISVLRNQDYIDIDPMDTRRMLVLSLGTGAPKNDERFSAAKAAKWGILNWILDDGATPIIDIFGHASADMVDYHVSTLFQSLNTTENYLRIQDDTLTGDVASVDIATNENLQNLVRTGEALLNNNVSRVNLETGKFEAVEGEGTNEDALARFARLLCEERNVRLGE; via the exons ATGGAAGCAAATTTTGCAAGGGGGAGGATGATAACGGTGCTGAGCATCGACGGCGGGGGAATAAGAGGGATTATTCCGGCCACCGTACTCAGGTTTCTTGAAGCCAAGCTTCAG GAAATCGACGGTCCAGATGCGAGAGTGGCGGATTATTTTGATGTGATCGCCGGAACGAGCACCGGCGGGTTGGTGACCACCATGATTACGGCTCCGAATGACCTGAATCGGCCTATGTTTGCGGCGGCGGATATCGTCCACTTCTACTTGGATCACTCTCCCCGTATCTTCCCTCAGACGAA GTCTTTACTAACGGATAGATGTTCGGGAATCAGTCACTTGTTAAGCCAGGTGACCAATTTTTTTGGGAAAGTTAGTGGACCAAGATACGATGGAAAGTACTTAAGGTCTCTCACCAATCGCCTTCTTGGAGATCGCACTCTCAATCAAACCTTGGCAAACATTGTGATTCCTGCTTTTGATATCAAGCTTCTTCAACCAGTTATTTTTACTACAAATGAT GCAAGGACGAGCGAGTTAAAGAACCCTCGATTGGCTGATGTTTGTATAAGCACTTCCGCAGCTCCAACGTTCTTACCTGCACACTACTTCGAGACAAGGGATGCCAATGGTGGCATTCGTGCGTTTAATCTCGTTGATGGTGGGGTTGCAGCCAACAATCCA ACACTTACCGCCATCTCTCACATTACAAAAGAGATAAGCGTGTTGAGAAATCAAGATTACATAGACATAGATCCAATGGATACAAGGAGGATGTTGGTTCTATCATTAGGAACTGGCGCACCCAAAAACGATGAGAGGTTCAGCGCAGCCAAAGCAGCCAAATGGGGCATCCTCAATTGGATCTTAGATGATGGAGCAACTCCTATCATTGACATCTTTGGCCATGCAAGTGCCGACATGGTTGACTATCATGTTTCTACGCTCTTTCAATCATTGAATACTACAGAAAACTATCTACGGATTCAG GATGACACATTGACGGGCGATGTAGCCTCGGTCGATATTGCAACGAACGAGAATTTACAAAATCTGGTGAGGACGGGAGAGGCTCTACTGAATAACAACGTTTCGAGGGTGAATTTGGAGACGGGAAAATTTGAAGCAGTTGAAGGAGAAGGTACCAACGAAGATGCACTTGCTCGTTTTGCCCGCTTACTTTGTGAAGAAAGAAACGTGAGACTAGGAGAGTAA
- the LOC111795777 gene encoding patatin-like protein 2 isoform X2 produces the protein MEANFARGRMITVLSIDGGGIRGIIPATVLRFLEAKLQEIDGPDARVADYFDVIAGTSTGGLVTTMITAPNDLNRPMFAAADIVHFYLDHSPRIFPQTNHLLSQVTNFFGKVSGPRYDGKYLRSLTNRLLGDRTLNQTLANIVIPAFDIKLLQPVIFTTNDARTSELKNPRLADVCISTSAAPTFLPAHYFETRDANGGIRAFNLVDGGVAANNPTLTAISHITKEISVLRNQDYIDIDPMDTRRMLVLSLGTGAPKNDERFSAAKAAKWGILNWILDDGATPIIDIFGHASADMVDYHVSTLFQSLNTTENYLRIQDDTLTGDVASVDIATNENLQNLVRTGEALLNNNVSRVNLETGKFEAVEGEGTNEDALARFARLLCEERNVRLGE, from the exons ATGGAAGCAAATTTTGCAAGGGGGAGGATGATAACGGTGCTGAGCATCGACGGCGGGGGAATAAGAGGGATTATTCCGGCCACCGTACTCAGGTTTCTTGAAGCCAAGCTTCAG GAAATCGACGGTCCAGATGCGAGAGTGGCGGATTATTTTGATGTGATCGCCGGAACGAGCACCGGCGGGTTGGTGACCACCATGATTACGGCTCCGAATGACCTGAATCGGCCTATGTTTGCGGCGGCGGATATCGTCCACTTCTACTTGGATCACTCTCCCCGTATCTTCCCTCAGACGAA TCACTTGTTAAGCCAGGTGACCAATTTTTTTGGGAAAGTTAGTGGACCAAGATACGATGGAAAGTACTTAAGGTCTCTCACCAATCGCCTTCTTGGAGATCGCACTCTCAATCAAACCTTGGCAAACATTGTGATTCCTGCTTTTGATATCAAGCTTCTTCAACCAGTTATTTTTACTACAAATGAT GCAAGGACGAGCGAGTTAAAGAACCCTCGATTGGCTGATGTTTGTATAAGCACTTCCGCAGCTCCAACGTTCTTACCTGCACACTACTTCGAGACAAGGGATGCCAATGGTGGCATTCGTGCGTTTAATCTCGTTGATGGTGGGGTTGCAGCCAACAATCCA ACACTTACCGCCATCTCTCACATTACAAAAGAGATAAGCGTGTTGAGAAATCAAGATTACATAGACATAGATCCAATGGATACAAGGAGGATGTTGGTTCTATCATTAGGAACTGGCGCACCCAAAAACGATGAGAGGTTCAGCGCAGCCAAAGCAGCCAAATGGGGCATCCTCAATTGGATCTTAGATGATGGAGCAACTCCTATCATTGACATCTTTGGCCATGCAAGTGCCGACATGGTTGACTATCATGTTTCTACGCTCTTTCAATCATTGAATACTACAGAAAACTATCTACGGATTCAG GATGACACATTGACGGGCGATGTAGCCTCGGTCGATATTGCAACGAACGAGAATTTACAAAATCTGGTGAGGACGGGAGAGGCTCTACTGAATAACAACGTTTCGAGGGTGAATTTGGAGACGGGAAAATTTGAAGCAGTTGAAGGAGAAGGTACCAACGAAGATGCACTTGCTCGTTTTGCCCGCTTACTTTGTGAAGAAAGAAACGTGAGACTAGGAGAGTAA